Proteins encoded by one window of Coleofasciculus chthonoplastes PCC 7420:
- a CDS encoding DUF3611 family protein, with translation MRELPDTSSLPTPLQRIALVLRTFGRIALWIQLVLGVVSLGILLTGIAGRTIGPTDEKQGVGFGIFLAICGLVTLGVGVYIAWRYTRISQQLLVGNTETRPSKADTLKTIRLGLIVNMAGMLLTIVGAQAIIGSIVIRSISQPSGLTVYDANRFVRPLDLFLVQANINTITAHFAGIAIAIWLFNRINR, from the coding sequence ATGCGAGAATTGCCCGATACGTCCTCACTACCCACCCCCCTCCAGCGCATCGCCTTGGTGCTGCGTACCTTTGGCAGAATTGCTTTGTGGATACAATTAGTCCTCGGAGTTGTGTCGCTGGGGATCTTGCTCACCGGAATCGCGGGTCGTACCATTGGACCGACAGACGAGAAACAAGGTGTTGGGTTTGGCATATTTTTAGCTATTTGTGGGTTAGTCACGTTAGGTGTGGGTGTCTACATCGCATGGCGCTATACTCGCATTTCCCAACAGTTACTCGTTGGCAATACCGAAACACGACCCAGCAAAGCCGATACCCTTAAAACCATTAGGCTAGGATTAATCGTCAATATGGCGGGCATGTTATTGACGATTGTGGGTGCCCAAGCCATCATCGGCAGCATTGTGATCCGCTCGATTTCCCAACCCTCTGGCTTGACAGTGTATGACGCCAACCGATTCGTGCGACCCTTAGACTTATTCTTGGTACAGGCGAATATCAACACAATTACGGCTCATTTTGCGGGTATCGCCATTGCCATTTGGCTGTTCAATCGCATTAATCGGTGA
- a CDS encoding PadR family transcriptional regulator, translated as MTFEDTYQFVQDPPPNYLNKELAVCYVLSVLIEGESYGTHLIQQLEHEYPTYRLSDTVLYSVLKFLEEAGAITGYWKKVEGRGRPRRMYQISGDWRDKARELAGFWRRYITQEKQAI; from the coding sequence ATGACATTTGAGGATACCTATCAGTTTGTTCAAGACCCTCCTCCCAACTATCTCAACAAGGAATTAGCTGTATGCTATGTGTTGTCTGTCCTCATAGAAGGGGAATCCTATGGCACTCACTTGATCCAACAACTCGAACACGAATACCCAACCTATCGCCTGTCTGATACAGTTCTGTACAGTGTTCTCAAGTTTCTAGAAGAAGCTGGGGCAATTACGGGGTATTGGAAAAAAGTGGAAGGACGAGGACGCCCCCGGCGTATGTATCAGATCTCTGGTGATTGGCGAGATAAAGCTCGCGAACTAGCAGGGTTTTGGCGTAGGTATATCACTCAAGAGAAACAAGCAATATAG
- a CDS encoding cofactor assembly of complex C subunit B has product MSTPILSSTFLLTLLLAVGLFFFIRASVKDRTQKVQLIAQEPESSLLERLQNYFDQRAYRVAAVDPATGQVTFQGFVRPSWFLAIFLTALAACGILCLSLVLSVLYPDLSQVFLGLVFLAPVAGIFYWKGAGRDEQVFLKVEPLPNPQTDMQSLVTVIAHRDELAQLQQALKLQPSSEAGD; this is encoded by the coding sequence GTGAGTACACCCATTCTGTCTTCCACATTCCTGCTAACTCTGTTGTTAGCAGTAGGTTTGTTCTTTTTCATCCGTGCTTCGGTTAAAGACCGAACTCAAAAAGTTCAACTCATTGCCCAAGAACCTGAATCTTCTCTGCTAGAACGATTGCAGAACTATTTTGATCAAAGGGCATACCGGGTAGCTGCTGTTGACCCAGCTACGGGTCAAGTGACATTTCAGGGTTTTGTCCGACCCAGTTGGTTTCTAGCTATCTTTTTAACGGCACTTGCTGCCTGCGGTATTCTTTGTCTATCATTAGTTCTCTCTGTACTCTACCCAGACCTATCCCAGGTTTTCCTTGGGTTAGTTTTTCTGGCTCCTGTGGCTGGCATTTTTTACTGGAAAGGTGCGGGACGCGATGAACAGGTGTTCCTAAAAGTTGAACCTTTGCCGAATCCACAAACGGATATGCAAAGCTTAGTTACTGTTATCGCCCATCGCGATGAACTTGCCCAACTCCAACAAGCCTTGAAACTTCAACCCTCTTCGGAGGCGGGGGATTAA
- a CDS encoding ABC1 kinase family protein yields the protein MFSLTQNSSRQREILEVVFRNGWEYMRRLLTGSKADKPQLPPPEVLRNVLTELGPVYVKLGQLLSTRPDLLPADYINALSELQARVPPVAWSEVEVLLRKQLRQPLEETFAKIDPRAVAAGSIAQTHRATLKNGQEVALKVQRPGIDKVVPQDIAIIKSLADLVSRTDFGQDYDVVALAEEFANALEAELDFTKEASYTDQLRRNLSRSRWFDPTQIMVPAIYWELTTEKLMVMEWLEGKPILEAQFPVEQNGADSKTEKEQRKAITTLLFRAFFQQLYVDGFFHADPHPGNLFYLQDGRVALLDCGMVGRLDPRTQQILTEMLLAIVDLDAQRCAQLTLQLSESGQPIILSRLENDYDRMLRKYYNLSISQINFSEIFYEILELARNNRVRLPSNMGLYSKCLANLEGVARTFNPEVNLLDEIKPLMTDLFRRQLLGSNPLQTFLRTALDIKSLSLQSPRQMELLLDRITSETLKWNITIRDIDPLRRSLDDSANRLSFSILVGSLIMGAAIISTGARTSQLSLISNILFGVASFLGLWLIVSILKSGRLK from the coding sequence ATGTTCTCCTTAACTCAAAACAGCTCACGACAACGCGAGATTCTAGAAGTCGTCTTCCGCAATGGTTGGGAGTACATGCGAAGACTGCTGACGGGTAGCAAGGCTGACAAACCACAATTGCCTCCCCCAGAGGTGCTGCGTAACGTGCTAACAGAATTGGGACCGGTTTATGTGAAGCTGGGACAGTTGCTGAGTACTCGTCCCGATTTGTTACCCGCCGATTACATTAATGCTCTCTCGGAACTCCAAGCTAGAGTACCCCCTGTGGCGTGGAGTGAGGTTGAAGTGTTGCTGCGAAAACAACTACGACAACCCTTAGAAGAAACCTTTGCCAAAATTGATCCCAGAGCCGTTGCTGCTGGTTCTATTGCCCAAACCCATCGAGCTACCTTAAAAAATGGTCAGGAGGTAGCGCTGAAAGTTCAGCGTCCAGGAATTGATAAGGTTGTTCCTCAGGATATCGCGATAATTAAAAGTTTAGCCGATTTAGTCTCGCGCACCGATTTTGGACAAGACTATGATGTGGTGGCTTTGGCGGAGGAGTTTGCCAACGCCCTGGAAGCCGAACTCGATTTTACCAAAGAAGCCAGCTATACTGACCAATTACGGCGCAATCTTTCCAGAAGTCGCTGGTTTGACCCAACGCAAATCATGGTTCCCGCTATTTATTGGGAATTGACGACGGAGAAACTGATGGTGATGGAATGGTTAGAGGGTAAACCCATTCTCGAAGCCCAGTTTCCGGTAGAGCAAAATGGCGCGGATAGCAAAACTGAGAAGGAACAGCGCAAAGCAATTACTACGCTGTTATTTCGTGCTTTTTTTCAGCAACTCTATGTGGATGGTTTTTTCCATGCTGATCCTCATCCGGGCAACTTATTCTACCTCCAGGATGGTCGCGTGGCGCTTTTGGACTGCGGAATGGTTGGGCGTTTAGACCCACGCACTCAACAGATTTTAACCGAAATGTTACTCGCGATCGTGGATTTAGATGCTCAACGCTGCGCCCAGTTAACCCTGCAACTGTCTGAGTCAGGTCAACCTATTATCTTATCGCGGTTGGAAAATGACTACGATCGCATGTTGAGAAAATACTACAACCTCAGCATCTCACAAATCAACTTCAGTGAGATCTTTTATGAAATCTTGGAACTTGCCCGAAATAACCGAGTCCGCTTACCCAGCAATATGGGATTATACTCCAAGTGTCTCGCCAACCTAGAAGGGGTGGCTCGTACTTTTAATCCAGAGGTGAATCTCCTCGACGAAATCAAACCCCTGATGACCGATTTATTTCGGCGTCAGCTTTTGGGTTCAAATCCCTTGCAAACCTTTCTCAGAACCGCTCTGGATATTAAAAGTCTCTCGCTTCAATCTCCCCGCCAGATGGAGTTACTGCTTGACCGAATAACGTCAGAAACTTTAAAGTGGAATATTACAATTCGAGATATTGACCCTCTGCGCCGCAGTCTTGATGATTCAGCCAATCGGCTTTCATTTAGTATTTTGGTGGGTTCTTTGATTATGGGCGCAGCGATTATCTCGACAGGAGCGCGAACGAGTCAGCTTTCGCTAATAAGTAATATCCTGTTCGGTGTTGCCAGTTTTTTAGGGTTGTGGTTAATTGTCAGCATCCTCAAGTCAGGACGATTGAAGTGA
- the aat gene encoding leucyl/phenylalanyl-tRNA--protein transferase, which yields MELNIPTIIQGYAQGYFLMADETGSLGWYSSRQRAIIPLDERFRYPKSLQRVLNQKRFSTAINRDFKGVVAGCANRESTWISPELQEIYWLLYQEGWAYSFETWQGNELAGGILGIVIGGAFIGESMFYRIPEGSKVALVTLVERLRSRGFLLFDVQMMNPHLARFGAGTIEEQKYQVLLRQALRRRCYFDRIPV from the coding sequence ATGGAGTTAAATATTCCGACAATAATTCAAGGATATGCTCAAGGCTATTTTTTGATGGCGGATGAAACCGGATCACTAGGGTGGTACTCTAGTCGCCAGCGAGCAATCATTCCCTTAGATGAGCGGTTTCGCTATCCTAAATCTCTACAACGGGTTCTCAATCAGAAGCGGTTTAGCACGGCAATTAACCGAGACTTTAAAGGAGTTGTGGCAGGTTGTGCCAATCGGGAAAGCACCTGGATTTCTCCAGAACTCCAGGAAATTTATTGGTTACTTTATCAGGAAGGTTGGGCGTATAGCTTTGAAACGTGGCAAGGAAATGAACTAGCGGGTGGGATTTTAGGGATTGTGATTGGCGGCGCGTTTATTGGCGAATCCATGTTTTATCGGATTCCCGAAGGCTCGAAGGTGGCGTTAGTCACATTAGTCGAGCGGTTGCGATCGCGCGGCTTTTTGTTGTTTGATGTACAAATGATGAATCCTCACTTGGCTCGCTTTGGCGCTGGTACGATAGAGGAGCAAAAGTATCAGGTGCTACTACGACAGGCGTTGCGACGGCGATGTTATTTTGATCGGATTCCGGTATAA
- the rpsN gene encoding 30S ribosomal protein S14: MAKKGMIEREKKRKKLVEKYAAKRAALKEQFDNASSPAEKLEIHRKIQQLPRSSAPNRVRNRCWVTGRPRGYYRDFGLSRHVLREWAHKGLLPGVVKSSW, translated from the coding sequence ATGGCTAAAAAAGGAATGATTGAGCGCGAGAAAAAGCGCAAGAAGCTGGTTGAGAAGTATGCGGCTAAGCGAGCAGCACTGAAAGAACAGTTTGATAATGCGTCCTCTCCGGCTGAAAAACTAGAGATTCACCGGAAGATCCAACAGTTACCCCGCAGTAGTGCGCCGAATCGGGTACGGAATCGCTGTTGGGTAACCGGGCGTCCCCGAGGCTACTATCGGGATTTTGGTCTATCTCGCCATGTGCTGCGGGAATGGGCGCATAAAGGATTACTACCAGGAGTAGTCAAGTCGAGTTGGTAG
- the rseP gene encoding RIP metalloprotease RseP gives MSILAAIAVLAVLIVVHELGHFMAARLQGIYANRFSLGFGPVLWKYQGPDTEYAIRAFPLGGFVGFPDDDPDSDIPPDDPNLLRNRPVLDRAIVISAGVIANLIFAYFLLVVQVGTVGITDFNYQPGVQVPEIAAESSLVAKEAGIKPGDVILAVEDQPLGASRNAILTLMTEIQNSPNQPLELSIKRGEQTLSLDVTPEPGDDGKGRIGVQLAPNGEIVRNYADGLVEMFTIAADEYQRLSTEIAKGFGQLISNFGETAEQVSGPVAIVAIGANIARSDAGNLFQFAALISINLAIINILPLPALDGGQLAFLAIEGIRGKPIPTEVQQNIMQTGLVLLLGLGLFLIVRDTANLVPSSWVQNLFQ, from the coding sequence ATGTCAATTTTGGCGGCGATCGCAGTCTTGGCGGTTTTGATTGTGGTGCATGAGCTGGGTCACTTTATGGCAGCTCGTTTGCAGGGCATTTATGCAAATCGCTTTTCCCTGGGTTTTGGTCCAGTGCTGTGGAAATACCAAGGACCTGATACGGAATATGCGATCCGCGCTTTCCCCTTGGGCGGATTTGTGGGTTTCCCCGATGATGACCCCGATAGCGATATCCCTCCAGATGACCCAAATTTACTTCGCAATCGACCTGTTTTAGACCGAGCGATTGTAATTAGTGCTGGGGTAATTGCCAACCTGATTTTTGCTTACTTTCTACTGGTGGTGCAGGTGGGAACAGTGGGAATTACTGACTTCAATTACCAGCCGGGAGTACAGGTTCCAGAAATTGCCGCAGAAAGTAGCTTAGTCGCGAAAGAAGCCGGGATTAAACCCGGTGATGTTATCTTAGCGGTTGAGGATCAACCCTTGGGCGCCAGTCGGAATGCGATCCTTACCCTAATGACCGAAATTCAAAACTCTCCCAACCAACCCCTAGAACTGTCGATTAAGCGGGGTGAACAAACCTTGTCCCTGGACGTGACGCCAGAACCCGGAGACGATGGCAAAGGTAGAATTGGCGTACAACTGGCACCCAATGGTGAAATAGTCCGCAATTACGCTGATGGACTTGTCGAGATGTTTACGATTGCGGCTGACGAATATCAGCGCCTGAGTACGGAAATTGCCAAGGGTTTTGGTCAACTGATTAGCAATTTTGGTGAAACGGCTGAACAAGTATCCGGTCCGGTAGCGATTGTGGCAATTGGCGCGAATATTGCCCGTTCTGATGCGGGAAATCTGTTTCAGTTTGCGGCGTTGATTAGCATCAATTTGGCGATTATTAATATCTTGCCCTTACCCGCACTGGATGGGGGTCAACTGGCATTTTTAGCGATCGAGGGAATTCGCGGAAAACCTATCCCTACAGAAGTTCAGCAAAATATCATGCAAACGGGATTGGTTTTACTTTTAGGGTTAGGACTTTTCTTGATTGTGCGGGATACGGCAAATTTGGTTCCCTCAAGTTGGGTACAAAATTTGTTCCAATGA
- a CDS encoding PadR family transcriptional regulator — MKFEDIYQFFQDPPPNYLNKELAVCYVLSVLIEGESYGTHLIQQLEHEYPTYRLSDTVLYSALKFLEEAGAITGYWKKVEGRGRPRRMYQISSDWRDKARELAGFWRRYITQEKQAI, encoded by the coding sequence ATGAAATTTGAGGATATCTATCAGTTTTTTCAAGACCCTCCTCCCAACTATCTCAACAAGGAATTAGCCGTATGTTATGTGTTGTCTGTCCTCATAGAAGGGGAATCCTATGGCACTCACTTGATCCAACAACTCGAACACGAATACCCAACCTATCGACTGTCTGATACAGTTCTTTACAGTGCCCTCAAGTTTCTGGAAGAAGCTGGGGCAATTACTGGGTATTGGAAAAAAGTGGAAGGACGAGGACGCCCCCGTCGTATGTATCAGATCTCTAGCGATTGGCGGGATAAAGCCCGCGAACTAGCAGGGTTTTGGCGTAGGTATATTACTCAGGAGAAACAAGCAATATAG
- the nth gene encoding endonuclease III, whose amino-acid sequence MSITRKWSAKQQRALEILIRLKRLYPDAHCTLNYDTPVQLLVATILSAQCTDERVNQVTPELFRQFPNARAIAQADIEVLEALVRPTGFYRNKAKNIQGACRMIVAEFGGQIPRRIELLIKLPGVARKTANVVLANAFDIHEGVTVDTHVKRLTQRLGLTEHSDPIRIERDLMRLLPMEDWENWSIRLIYHGRAICQAKKPKCDACLLADLCPSARIEG is encoded by the coding sequence ATGAGCATCACCCGTAAATGGTCTGCTAAACAGCAACGGGCATTGGAGATTTTGATTCGCCTGAAGCGACTTTATCCAGATGCTCACTGTACGCTCAACTATGACACTCCTGTACAGTTACTGGTGGCGACGATTCTCTCGGCACAATGTACGGATGAACGAGTGAATCAGGTGACACCGGAGTTGTTTCGCCAATTTCCTAATGCTAGAGCGATCGCGCAGGCGGATATTGAGGTGCTAGAAGCCTTGGTGCGTCCAACTGGATTCTATCGCAATAAGGCGAAAAATATTCAAGGGGCTTGTCGGATGATCGTCGCCGAGTTTGGCGGTCAGATTCCGAGACGTATTGAACTGCTGATCAAGTTACCCGGTGTAGCTCGCAAAACTGCCAATGTTGTGCTAGCCAATGCCTTTGATATCCACGAGGGAGTGACGGTGGATACTCATGTCAAGCGCTTGACTCAGCGTCTGGGTTTGACGGAACATAGTGACCCCATTCGTATCGAACGTGATTTAATGCGACTGTTGCCTATGGAAGACTGGGAAAACTGGTCAATTCGCTTAATTTATCATGGTCGGGCAATTTGTCAGGCGAAGAAGCCGAAGTGCGACGCTTGCTTACTGGCTGATTTATGTCCCAGTGCTAGGATTGAGGGATGA
- the serS gene encoding serine--tRNA ligase yields the protein MLDLKQIRENPQSVQKRLEKRGAGQYDLQPILDLNQRQRELETSRSRLQARSNEIGKLIGQKIKAGSPPDAPETQQLREEGNQVKTQISELEPQEKELKAEIEALLLSLPNLPSPSTPVGQSEAENVEVRRWGDEYIPQNDKILPHWEIGETLGILNFERAVKVAQSRFVSLIGVGAALERALISFMLDRQIAAGYVEVIPPILINSRSLTATGQLPKFAEESFKCDSDDLWLSPTAEVPLTNLYRDEILDASQLPIYHCAYTPCFRREAGSYGRDTKGLIRLHQFNKVELVKIVHPSTSEAEHEKLVENAAAILEALKLPYRVIELCTGDLGFSATKCYDLEVWLPSSGKYREISSCSNCGDFQARRGSLRFKEAGKKGTQFVHTLNGSGLAVGRTLSAILENYQQPNGTVKIPEVLHSYMGREVL from the coding sequence GTGCTTGACCTAAAGCAAATCCGAGAAAATCCACAAAGCGTCCAAAAACGCCTAGAAAAACGCGGGGCGGGTCAGTATGACCTCCAGCCCATTTTGGACTTGAATCAGCGCCAACGGGAACTAGAGACATCCCGTAGTCGCCTGCAAGCCCGTAGTAATGAGATTGGTAAACTCATCGGTCAAAAAATTAAAGCCGGGAGTCCCCCTGACGCGCCAGAAACCCAACAACTGCGAGAGGAAGGTAATCAGGTTAAAACCCAAATTAGTGAACTAGAACCTCAAGAAAAAGAACTTAAAGCAGAAATTGAGGCGCTATTACTCTCCCTACCCAATCTACCCAGTCCCTCAACTCCCGTTGGTCAGAGTGAAGCGGAAAATGTCGAGGTGCGCCGTTGGGGTGACGAGTATATTCCCCAGAATGACAAGATTTTACCCCATTGGGAAATTGGCGAAACCCTCGGTATTCTCAATTTTGAGCGGGCTGTGAAAGTGGCACAAAGCCGTTTTGTCAGTCTAATCGGTGTCGGTGCTGCCTTAGAGCGGGCGTTGATTAGTTTTATGCTAGATCGACAAATTGCCGCAGGCTATGTGGAAGTGATCCCACCGATACTGATTAACAGCCGCTCATTAACGGCGACGGGTCAACTGCCCAAATTTGCCGAAGAAAGCTTCAAGTGTGATAGCGATGATCTATGGCTTTCGCCCACAGCGGAAGTCCCCTTAACTAATCTTTACCGTGACGAAATTCTAGACGCCTCCCAACTCCCTATTTATCACTGCGCCTATACACCCTGCTTTCGCCGAGAAGCTGGTAGCTACGGGCGAGATACTAAAGGACTGATTCGACTGCACCAGTTTAATAAAGTTGAACTGGTTAAAATTGTTCATCCGAGTACCTCGGAAGCTGAACATGAAAAACTGGTAGAAAATGCTGCTGCCATTTTAGAGGCGTTAAAACTTCCTTACCGTGTTATTGAACTCTGTACGGGGGATCTAGGATTCTCTGCCACAAAATGCTATGACTTAGAAGTGTGGCTTCCTTCTTCTGGAAAATACCGTGAAATTTCGAGTTGTTCCAATTGCGGTGATTTCCAAGCGCGACGCGGTAGTCTACGCTTTAAGGAAGCGGGCAAAAAAGGAACTCAGTTTGTCCATACCTTGAATGGCTCTGGATTAGCCGTTGGGCGCACCCTATCGGCAATTTTAGAGAATTATCAGCAACCTAACGGTACAGTAAAAATACCAGAGGTTCTACATTCCTATATGGGACGTGAGGTGTTGTAA
- a CDS encoding DNA methyltransferase — MVSVQPSLGEIEHLDSKLLKHFDGKLIVDDQLNRSLVSYQANKTRAIYRWYKYKEAFSAALVDYLLQRYGITNSTILDPFAGSGTALFVASEIGINAQGIELLPIGQEIITIRKLLASEITTDDIAILTHWSTTRPWENVKNICSLPELRITKGAYPEATRNAIEQYMSAWQGENKRVQAILRFALLCILESVSYTRKDGQYLRWDYRSNRKAGKKVFNKGKILSFAEAICSKLDQIVADLQPQHEQLELFSVEQKRGEIKLDKGSCLDLMPTLPDSSYHAIVTSPPYCNRYDYTRTYALELALLGINQQELVNLRQQMLSCTVENRPKDLLQINPHWKSAIAAADQQELLQAILNYLDNQKAQGILNNKGIPRMVRGYFYEMACTIAECARVLQSNAPLIMVNDNVRYAGASISVDLILSDLAEKLGFFVETILVLPNGKGNSSQQMGAHGREPLRKCIYVWRKR, encoded by the coding sequence ATGGTATCAGTTCAACCCAGCTTAGGTGAAATTGAACACCTAGACTCTAAATTATTAAAACACTTCGATGGCAAGTTAATTGTCGATGATCAGCTTAATCGTTCATTGGTTAGTTATCAAGCCAATAAAACTCGCGCCATATATCGTTGGTACAAATATAAAGAAGCGTTTTCTGCTGCTTTAGTGGACTATCTATTGCAGCGTTATGGGATTACTAACAGTACAATATTAGATCCATTCGCTGGGAGTGGTACAGCCCTATTTGTCGCGAGTGAAATAGGCATCAATGCCCAAGGCATTGAATTACTGCCGATTGGTCAGGAAATCATTACAATTCGGAAACTATTAGCCTCAGAAATTACCACTGATGATATCGCTATTTTAACCCATTGGTCAACGACACGACCTTGGGAAAACGTTAAGAATATTTGTTCTCTTCCCGAACTACGAATTACTAAAGGAGCTTATCCCGAAGCAACTCGAAACGCGATTGAACAATACATGAGCGCATGGCAAGGTGAGAATAAACGAGTTCAGGCTATTTTACGCTTTGCCTTACTTTGTATTTTAGAATCCGTGAGTTACACGCGCAAGGATGGTCAATATTTGCGCTGGGATTATCGCTCAAACCGAAAAGCCGGAAAGAAGGTTTTTAATAAAGGAAAAATTCTCAGTTTTGCTGAAGCAATTTGCAGTAAACTTGATCAAATTGTGGCTGACTTGCAGCCTCAACATGAACAGCTTGAACTTTTTTCGGTAGAACAGAAACGAGGTGAGATTAAGCTTGATAAGGGTTCGTGTCTAGATTTAATGCCAACCTTACCGGATAGTTCCTACCATGCCATTGTCACATCACCGCCCTATTGTAATCGCTATGATTATACCAGAACCTATGCCTTAGAATTAGCATTGTTGGGAATCAATCAGCAAGAATTAGTCAACTTAAGGCAACAAATGCTAAGTTGTACTGTGGAAAATCGCCCCAAAGATTTACTTCAGATAAACCCTCACTGGAAATCCGCGATCGCGGCGGCGGATCAACAGGAATTATTACAAGCTATCCTGAACTATTTAGATAACCAGAAAGCCCAAGGGATTTTAAATAACAAAGGAATTCCGCGTATGGTTCGCGGTTACTTCTATGAAATGGCTTGTACAATCGCTGAATGTGCGCGAGTGTTGCAATCCAATGCTCCCTTGATCATGGTAAATGATAATGTTCGTTATGCTGGAGCGAGTATTTCCGTAGATCTTATTCTTTCAGACTTAGCCGAAAAATTGGGCTTTTTTGTGGAAACTATCCTCGTGTTACCCAATGGTAAAGGTAATAGTAGTCAACAAATGGGCGCTCATGGGCGAGAACCGTTGCGGAAATGTATTTATGTGTGGAGAAAACGCTGA